From the genome of uncultured Methanobacterium sp.:
AAAGACATGATCCAAAATGCTAAAGAGAACATATTCATGATATCCTCCCCCAAATACATTAAATATCTTGAAAAGGCAGATAAAAATTTAAAACTGGACATAATCCTATTCTCAGAGACACAGTCTTTTGAAACATTAAAAGAAGACTTTAAGGACAAAAAAGGCAATTTTCAGGTGGTAAATGAAGAAGATATGCTTAACATCGTTGCATCATCTAAAACCAAAGATCAAAAACAATTTGAAATATACAAAGAAGCTTTGCTAATGGTTGAATACAGAAATATGCTAATGTTAGCCATAGATGATGAAGAAGTATTATACATGCCCCCCATGTCCACAGACTCACTCACAGCAATCAATACAAAAAATAAGGCAATGACGATGCTTATGAAAATTGGGCTCAGTGACATTACAAATCAGTTATCAT
Proteins encoded in this window:
- a CDS encoding helix-turn-helix domain-containing protein, giving the protein MNEIPQELIKSLMDLGLLESEAKIYITLAMMNNSEVKTLIEFLGLSKPNTYESLRLLEEKGLVSLINTRPMAYQALPPEIGLEVLLKTHIDAKEKAKKIFSIMDREKFVPKFSESLWNVFNGESINYKIKDMIQNAKENIFMISSPKYIKYLEKADKNLKLDIILFSETQSFETLKEDFKDKKGNFQVVNEEDMLNIVASSKTKDQKQFEIYKEALLMVEYRNMLMLAIDDEEVLYMPPMSTDSLTAINTKNKAMTMLMKIGLSDITNQLS